One genomic segment of Helianthus annuus cultivar XRQ/B chromosome 14, HanXRQr2.0-SUNRISE, whole genome shotgun sequence includes these proteins:
- the LOC110905148 gene encoding probable membrane-associated kinase regulator 6 — MEDSQPPSVESFSYTWLVNLNPPLDSPNRSFRLSFDGASFIEMDPNLTPSKRFLVHQDFDFNPPNSQTPMNTLVHADKLISNGILLPLKSRVPSSIPVPPPPLTTQGDRRFRKSRSMSLRKCNKLPKMIIQKYMELVRPLWCRMRRGRPDHSSRVKGVENWECSSASGSRTSGADNLRRSCDSESSIHEAVVHCKKTIGMN; from the coding sequence ATGGAAGATTCACAACCACCATCCGTTGAGAGCTTTTCATACACTTGGTTAGTAAACCTAAACCCGCCTCTAGATAGCCCGAACCGGTCCTTTAGACTCTCGTTTGATGGTGCTTCTTTCATCGAGATGGATCCTAACCTCACACCCTCCAAAAGATTTCTCGTTCATCAAGATTTTGATTTCAACCCGCCAAACTCCCAAACCCCTATGAATACTCTTGTCCACGCCGACAAGCTCATTTCAAATGGTATCCTGCTTCCTTTGAAATCACGCGTCCCATCATCTATCCCGGTTCCTCCTCCTCCTTTGACCACTCAAGGGGATAGGCGCTTTCGTAAAAGCCGCTCCATGTCACTACGCAAGTGTAATAAGTTACCGAAGATGATAATTCAAAAGTATATGGAGTTGGTTAGGCCACTTTGGTGTAGAATGAGACGAGGAAGGCCCGATCATAGTAGTAGAGTAAAAGGAGTGGAGAATTGGGAATGTTCAAGTGCTTCCGGTTCTAGGACAAGTGGAGCGGATAATCTTCGAAGATCTTGTGATTCCGAGAGCTCAATTCATGAGGCAGTTGTACATTGCAAGAAGACCATTGGTATGAATTAG